From one Mesoplodon densirostris isolate mMesDen1 chromosome 19, mMesDen1 primary haplotype, whole genome shotgun sequence genomic stretch:
- the LOC132479775 gene encoding kallikrein-7-like, whose protein sequence is MAGFLLPPLLTLLLSLALGSAAQEAQVPGDTRIIGGVRCGRNSQPWQVALLRGNQIYCGGVLVNEWWVLTAAHCMLSAYNVHMGSEYLRRGQKIRATMSFRHPGYSSESQVNDIMLVKLDKPARLSSSVKKVNLPSRCEPPGTTCTVSGWGAITSPVVTLPVQLMCANVDIVSSGDCKNVYEDLLADSMLCAAIPNSSTNACNGDSGGPLMCNGSLQGLVSWGVYPCGQPNYPGVYTQVCKYIDWINDTMEKYC, encoded by the exons atggcaggatttcttcttCCACCCCTGCTGACCCTACTGCTGTCCTTAGCCCTGGGATCTGCTGCACAGGAAG CCCAGGTTCCAGGCGACACAAGGATTATTGGGGGAGTCCGATGTGGAAGAAACTCCCAGCCCTGGCAGGTGGCCCTGCTCAGAGGCAATCAGATCTACTGTGGAGGCGTGCTGGTCAACGAGTGGTGGGTGCTTACCGCTGCCCACTGCATGTTGAG TGCGTACAACGTGCATATGGGCAGTGAATACCTGAGAAGAGGCCAGAAGATCAGAGCCACAATGTCATTTCGCCACCCCGGCTACTCCTCAGAGAGCCAGGTTAATGACATCATGCTGGTGAAGCTAGATAAGCCGGCCAGGCTGTCATCCAGCGTGAAGAAAGTCAACCTGCCTTCCCGCTGTGAACCCCCTGGGACCACATGTACCGTTTCTGGCTGGGGCGCCATCACCAGCCCTGTTG TGACCCTTCCAGTGCAACTCATGTGCGCAAACGTCGACATCGTCTCCTCTGGAGACTGCAAGAATGTTTACGAGGACTTGCTGGCAGATTCCATGCTGTGTGCTGCCATCCCCAACTCCAGCACCAATGCCTGCAAC GGTGACTCAGGGGGACCACTGATGTGCAATGGTTCTTTGCAAGGCCTGGTGTCCTGGGGAGTTTACCCTTGCGGCCAACCCAACTACCCAGGTGTCTATACCCAAGTCTGTAAGTACATCGATTGGATAAACGACACCATGGAAAAGTATTGCTAA